The Mobula birostris isolate sMobBir1 unplaced genomic scaffold, sMobBir1.hap1 scaffold_3839, whole genome shotgun sequence genomic sequence catgcagggtgcccaaaattttgcttcgggccctgttcctttttttgttaatttgaaattgtaaaagaaggaaataaaaaaagtaatcctgcttaaaatattaaagaaatgtgtgcacctttaactttatgccttttggaaatcaggtcatcttttactcgatcacagtaacagaaattttgaccaggtgtGCCCAAACACTTGCATGTCATAGTTTATCTCTAAAGCAAATTCATATATTATACATGGCAATCTCTCTGCTTTACCTGAGAATAGATAATGCATTCTTCTTCTTGTCGATCTTTGCGAAATCCTTTACTTTCCCTCATATTTAGTGAAACATGGGGAGTGGTGTCATCAACCGCAGCTTGGTCAGCCTGTTGGAAAAACACACTTAATACTGATAACTGATACAAGGTCAGTGATCATGAACTGTTTGGTTTGGAATATCCGCGTGTTATGATATTGTCCGTATATCATTCCGGAGGTGGGATACCAAACCCATTTCAGGCTGGAAGTCACTACGTTTACTTTAGATTTCCAAGCAACCACTTAAAACCATCCTTTCAATCGGATCGGTTTCTCAGGTCTGGccatttcttttgttttcatcTCTTCTGTTATATCCCTTACACGCTTCTAAGTTTTGTGGACGGGCTTTATCCGATGCGGTTTTCTTAGCACCCCGTCAAATTACTATAATTATTGGCATGACGCGATTTCGTCCCCACGGTGCATTTAGAGCCTGTGACTCTTGAAACTCGCATTATCTAGGTTAAGGATATTGGAACAAGTGACAAGACCTGTTGTACGGTTCCAGCCTGGCTTATCTGAGGTAGCAAATACGGGAGGGGCATCTTGCCAGCTGTTGAGCTGATTGGTGTTGCTGGTGTATCAATTAAATTACAATCGAAAGAAGTAGAGCTGTTGGACATGCCCGTTACAGTAAATGGTTAAAATAGCATTTGTTTCGGCTGAAATAATGACAGAGCATTCCAGAGCAATAAAGCGAcggtaaaaaaaatcttaaacaTTCCAGCTTCATCTTAGATATTACTCTCAGAAGCGGTCCTTCATTTCGGGAAGTGCTACAAATGCTGATAGAAGTTTCAACGGAGTTCTACTATAATGAAGCCAGTGGGATATGACAACCTTGCTTTGGTGATGTGAAAAGTTGTTGCAGCAAATATCGTTACGTAAAAGTAAAAATATGCGCTACAATTGGGAAGGTAAttaatgaacacaaaaaagttgtttcccgtGTAGACAGATGGGTATCTAACCGATAAAGGTTTAATATATGCTATCAGGAGGATCCAGGTGGGACACATTTAATAACATTGAACTGCTGGAACTTTGAAGTGAAACAGACAAATAAGACACACAGTAGATCAGGAAACACgagaggaaagagaaacaatcaACGTTTACGTTGCTTTCCGGGGAGAGGTATTCAACCTGAAAGGACAGCGTTTTCTCTTTCCTAAAACGGCGTTAGAGGTTCTTAATTTCTGGATTCAATCCAAAATGGGAGATGACAATACATTTATATGTTGCAGGCATTTCTTTCAAAATTGAGGATAATAATCCTTCAGCGTAGCCTCCTGGAGTAGAAGGCGCCTGGTGGAATTTCCTTAACATATGGGTATCATTGTGCACCAGATACTACACGGTTTATTGGAAGCATATTCGATTCCATTGCAGGTCATGCACTGTTCTGTGGATCTTTGTTGGGAATCGGTGTTAAAAACTCCATATGACTTTCCAAAGCaaaatttcgttgcattttcaatTTTGCTTGCTGTGCGTTCAAATCAGATgtaacatatattgtgaaatgcgTGTACTGTATTTTTCCATTGTGCACGACACAGTGATTCTCGTAAGCCGACATTTGACATCTAAAACATCTCAGTCTTAGATTTGTATTTAATTATTCGTCAAACGAAGCGTGATTAACAGCATAACTTCCATTAGTATACACTACCGTTCATCTTAATGCAACCGGTTATGAACTGATGTAGAATCCTGAAAGACGATAGATTCAGATTCAATAGGAATATTCAAATCTACCTTGGATAAAACTGCAAAATAAAGAGGTGTCAGGTAGTTTTATTGTTCCCTACTGCGTTTCAAATGTTAGAACAAAATAAATCTTAGGCGGAAGGACAAGATGGCGGTATGCcgtgcgtgcgcagctctccggtgaaaaatgatattgtatctgtcaaataggggccgtggacaattctgatttgatggagaatggacgtgaaagcacagaggaacattcgctgctgtcgttactgtgtggtcgtgaatctttcggagggtaggcctcaaaatccccgaccttgcctgcttttggcgaccgagaaggaggtcgaatcgttcgggcagatgtggcgctcagtactcggtatcGTAGagttgatcagagctcgaagttttcggatgactcagagtcggattgtggtcggcatggcagggagagtttttcttcgttctctcgtctgcgtgagatgtgggacatttgagaaaccttgtactttactgtgctcacggacttcttcatcaagttatggtattgttgcactgcttgtaactatatgctataattatgtggttttgtcagttttttcagtctgggtttgtcctgtgttttgtgatatcacaccggaggaaataatgtatcatttcttaatgcatgcattactaaatgacaataaaagaggaatacttgtcttcataatcataaatttGTAATATTTAAGGTACGTTTGACGTTAGGCCGGTAATTTTGACATTgatagtgggtaagttattggagggagtactaagagacagaatctacaagcatttggatagacggagacatattagggagagtcataatggctttgtgcatggtaggtcatgtttgaccaatctattggagtttttcgaggagtttaccaggaaagtggatgaagggaaggcagtggatgttgtctaaagcctttgacagggtcccgcatgggaggttagttcggaaaattcagtcgctaggtatacatggagaggtggtaaattggattagacattggctcaatggaagaggCCAAAGACCAGTAGTAGgaaattgcttctcagagtggagacctgtgactcGTGGtgcgccacagggatcagtgctgggtccattgttatttgtcatctgtatcaattatttggatgataatgtgctaaattggatcagcaaatttgctgattataCAAAGATTTGAGATGtactagacagtgaggaaggttctcggagcctgcagagggacttggaccagccggaaaaatgggctgaaaaatggcagatagagtttaatacagacaagtgtgaggtattgcactttggaaggacaaaccaaggtagaacatacagggttaatggtaaggcactgaggcgtgcagtagaacagagggatcttggaatacagatacaaaattccctaaaagtggcgtcacaggtagatagggtcgtaaagagagcttttggtacattggcctttattaatcaaagtattgagtatcaaagctggaatgttatgatgaggttgtataaggcactggtaaggccgaatttggagtattgtgttcagttttggttaccaaattacaggaaggatattaataaggttgaaagagtgcagaaaaggtttacaaggatgttgccgggacttgagaaactgagttacagacaaaggttgaatagattaggactttattccctagagcgtagaagaatgagtggtgatttgatagcggtatataaaattatgatgggtatagatagggtgaatgcaagcaggcttttcccactgaggctaggggagaaaaaaaccagaggacatgggttaaggttgaagggggaaaagtttaaaggggggcttcttcacacagagagtggtgggagtgtggaatgagctgccagacgaggtggtaaatgcgggttcttttttaacacttaagaataaatgggacagatacatgggtgggaagtgtatggagggatgtggtccgtgtgcaggtcagtgggactaggcagaaaataatttggcagagccaagaagggccaaaggcctgtttctgtgctgtagtttttctatggtttctgtggtTTTCTATATCTCTGCTATACCTATACGCCGATCTCAAAGAAGTCAAGCCACTTCACTTACCAGCTCTTCACTCTGACATCTGTCCAAAGAGCTTGTGTTAATCCCTtaagaaaaataaaagaaattatTTACATTGTAAAAGTTGGACATTATTCATTTGATACAAATAGAATTCATCGCGTAAGAGGAACTGCTGAAGGTACGGATCTTTCAGAAAGCATTTTGTGGTATTAGTTGTCTTAATACAGTGCATCAACATCATGGCACTATGCTCAAGAGTCTACGACATTTAAAGAAGCCGTAAAGTGATAATAGTATATGAGTTGCTGTACTACATCTAAATACTGTCGttaaaatggaaattaaaatCAATGAGACATGCATGAGATCGTCAATGTTCTTTAAACAGTGACAGTAAGCATAGACCTATGCCAAGCTGCTTACGCTTCAAAGTATAGACCTGCCATTGTATCCAAAACGACATTTGAAGTATTCCAAAGGGATATAACGGCATTTATGAACAAGATACAGCATATAGATACAGCGAGTGGACTGGTGGAATTATTGTATATTAAGATCCAGCTTGTGTTGTGCCTGATGATTATCAATGTAATCAGGTTCGACCATGTCAATCCCTGTCTAATCATGCTCTAATGACATTTATTCTTTTTGAAGTTAAGTATCTTTCACACATCTATTTTGCACGAATAGAGGTGATATTTCTCAGCAATCAGGTTTCTTACCGTGCAATCTCTTTAACTTGACTTTCACCAAAACTATTATCAGAGCTAAAATTGCCGATCCGCCGAGCGCACATGCCAGAATGAATTTAGTATCAGCGCCTTGTGGATCAACAGGGGGAAAAGAAGAAACTGTGAAGCACTTATGCATCTAAAAAATGCACACATGAGAATCAATAATGCAAAATATCTAATAGGCTCCTTTCAAATCTCACTGCGCAACATCGGAAAATATGTCATAAGACAGGAAATGCAAATTCCCACCTTTGTTATATTTCGATGAGATATAGAGTTTACGTTTTGCTTTCCACAATTTTGGCAAATGTTCACAAGTTTGCTACCTTGCAAATACTGCACGAATTCAATTTCTTAATTCGCCCTACACGAATTAAACTAACGGAATAACACAAGTTTTTGAACACCTTTCACGTTCAATACTCACTATCAATTACTACGCTTCAAAATTAGCCATTCTTCCGTCTTTGGGTAGCTGTTCAGTTACTGTTCTTAACAAGGTCACATTGACCCCACCACAATGACTTGTAAGCGCTTCCATCTTACATTGAGCAGAAAAGATTCTGAACATGCTGAAATTCAGAATAACACATAAaatcctggaagaactcagccgaTCAGGCAGATCTAAAATTTCGACGTTTAAGGCCGAGATCCAACATCATGACTTCATCAAGACACCATCTTACCTTGGATGTAGCTGAAACTGGCAGACAACGTGAGGGAGCCATGCGACACCAGGCAGGTGTAAATATCTTTTCCCCAAGTAGACTGCGTAATTTCCAATAAACTAAATACTTCGTACAAGCCGTCCACGTTCCGGTTTGTCACATTTTGTATTCCAGTGTGaatttgcttgttatttctttgccAAATGATTTCTAATTTCTCCGGGTAGAAGGCAGCCGTTTTACAAAGGAGCTTTCGAGGAGACGAAAACCCTCCAACAGGAACAATTTCCACTGGAGTTGGAGGAGCTTGAATCAAAACGTAGTTATATTGAGTATTTTCGATCCATTTCAGTACAGATAATTTCGCTTATCTCCCTTCCAACTAGCCTGATGCTCAACTATCAAATCAGTTACCCGCCAGTATTAACCAGTATTTAATAAATTCTTCCAATTTCACGTTCTGCTTATTGTTACTcaaccatacacacacactccgATGCAAAATACGCCGTgacgcctcaccagtgctttataaagtctgaacattacattcttgcttttatattctagtcctcttgaaatgaatgcgatcATCGGATTTGCCTTCCTGGCCACAGacccaaactgcaaattaacctgtatGGAATACTGCACACGGACTCGCAAGTCCCTTACCACCTCaatgtttttttgtgttttctctccagtTGGAAAATATTCAAAACTTTCACACCCTCCACCAAACTGCATGCTCACACACTTCtcgaaactgtattccatcttccatttctttgcctgtcctcctaatctgtctcagtctttctgtagcctctctatttcctaaaactacctgcccatccacctctcttcatatcgtctgcaagctttgcaacaaagccatcaattccaccatccatatcattgacatataacattaaaCGAATCGGTCactgcacagacccctgtggaagacAGTTCGTcacgggcagccaaccagaaaattctccctttatttccattctttgtCACTTACCAaccagctactgctttatccaccctagtatctttcttgttatactttgggctcgtagcttgtttaACAGCCttgtgtgtggtaccttgtcaaaggccttctgaaaatccaagtacacaacaaccGATTCTGCCTacttttatctatcctgctttttattccttcaaataattcaatcagatTTGTCTGGCGAGAGTTTCCTTTGAGGATATCATGCTGACAATGGCGTGTTTTATTATGTGTCTCCAAGTAATCTAATAcctgatccttaatgatggattccaacatcttgacaaccagtgaggtcagactgactggcctatagtttcccttTTCTGCCTCTCtgctttcttgaagagtggagtgacatttgtaattttccagtcttccagaaccattccagaatcgtaattcttgaaagacctttactaatgcctccacaatctatcAGCAACTTTTATCAGAATCATGGTATGTAcatcatctggtctaggtgaatTACCTActttcagaactttcagtttcccaagaacttgcACTCCAATTATGTCTCTAGTTTTGCCGTTGTTCAAGATAGACTCTCGGAATAAACCGGGATAATATAGACTAGTTGGTATTACAGTGAAGTGGGTaatttattggaagatattcGAAAGAATAGGATAGATAAATATTGAGATAGACTGGGTTTGTTTGGGAATAAGCAACATTATTTTGTGCAATGTAGGctctgtctaaccaatcttaatgAACTTTTCGAGCGGGTTACCATGGATCTTGATGAAGGATAGCAGTGGtcaatatggattttagcaagagcTTTGGAAAAGTTCTGCATGGGGGTGGTGGGCTGATCAAGTACgttcgcttggcattcaggatgaaggagTAAG encodes the following:
- the LOC140193106 gene encoding tyrosine-protein phosphatase non-receptor type substrate 1-like isoform X1; this encodes MEQNCQVVKVTANEVSQFPRDLNVPGGANVTMFCKFPLSQDTVDIRWRRQGEKAFLERDSRRQFTVERGRGTLVLRNVKFSDSGLYYCEVKFQEQFFVSSCGTSLTVFVEIVPVGGFSSPRKLLCKTAAFYPEKLEIIWQRNNKQIHTGIQNVTNRNVDGLYEVFSLLEITQSTWGKDIYTCLVSHGSLTLSASFSYIQGADTKFILACALGGSAILALIIVLVKVKLKRLHGINTSSLDRCQSEELADQAAVDDTTPHVSLNMRESKGFRKDRQEEECIIYSQTAGNGADKLTYAALQIPDSKNTPASKQQNKHALYADVNTSKKL